The following nucleotide sequence is from Populus nigra chromosome 15, ddPopNigr1.1, whole genome shotgun sequence.
ATGGTGTTCCATCATATCACGGTTCAACATCTTCTCCATACAATTATGATCAAAGTGTTAAAAGGAAGGATTTTGACACGTCAATAGAtccaataacaagaaaaaaggaGCTTTGTTTGTATGGAACAACCGAGTAAGTTCAAACTTTCAATAACTAACTTATTAAGGTTATATTTTCaggtatgaaaaaaattacttattattgtgtaattatttgtttaatataagtttgttattatatattttcaggttcaATAATGCATCGTGTGGTCGTGCAATCGGAGATATTTTGAGGTCCAATTTTAAGGGAGCATGGCACTCTTGGGAAAAAGTAGATTCAATGTGCAGGGATgaactctttaaagagtttaaGGTAAGAACCAACACTAATTgtcataatattctttttaattttgataactttaatgtagaattataaaaattatcaactaAATAGCTATGAttgatttgtgttataatttgttcttatttcttgtttactctttaatatcatttaatttctttagttaTTATATCATCTTGCAAATTCTGAACAAGATAACacaatatgattaattatttatataatttgaaattttgtgcactctttttacttggtatatatattatttggtagaaaaaatattcctttcctGAGGAAGATGAGTCGATTGTTCGTAATATTTGGGAAGATAAGGCTAGGATAGCTTTGAATCAACAATTGACCCGAGCTCGCAAGAAAGCCAtgtcaaaagaaaacactacaaatattatagattgtcTTGATAAAGGTCCTGCCTGGATAAACAATGATGACTGGAATCAAATGATCAAAGATGTTTGGTCCACCCCTGAATTTCAAAGGAGATCTGAATCTGCTAGGAGGAATCGATTAACCAAAACAGATGGCAAAATAAGCACTCATTCTGGAGGAACAGTGTCATTTGCATCATATCGAGCTAACAtggtaaggatttttttttaatgcttaagataataaattaaaatttgtatatttatcttttataatatttattaatcttgaaagcAAGAGGAAGCTGGTGGAAAAGAACCTCCATGGGATGATGTCTTTACAGCTTTGCATCAAAGTACTAAGCAATCTGGTAGCTTTATCGACAACAAGTCTAAAAAAGTGgttgtatgtatttttatttgattatttcttaatataacttaagtattattcaacattcaaattaatttattgttgcatgtattttatttgtaggaaaattataaaatggagatgatttcaaagtatggaactgatcgggaaaatcatccttcatttgATGGAGCAGCTTGGTGTGTGGCTTCAGGAGGAGTTACAAAGGGTAGGGTATATGGTGCACCTCGTATGCCAAAATCAAAAGTTAGTACAAGCTCTTCATCACATTCCTACTCGGTGGAGTCATCATATCCCAGTTCATCGTATCGAGCATTGCAAAAGgagataaaagataaagaagaggagataaagaaaaaagatgattttattcttgaaatgaaaCGGCAGATGGATTCCATGAAAGAATATCTTGTGAACAATCTTGGATACCATGGTGGGACATCAAATATTGATCAAGGTATGCCACCACCTTTGACTCCATCAATACCGCCACCTATGGCTCCTCAGATAATGACACCTATGGGTCCTGCATTTCAACCAATTTTTAGACCTACACCTCGACCTTTATATCCTGCTCAATCTTCTGTTGATCCACAATATCATGGTTCGTCTTCGCA
It contains:
- the LOC133673729 gene encoding uncharacterized protein LOC133673729, encoding MCRDELFKEFKKKYSFPEEDESIVRNIWEDKARIALNQQLTRARKKAMSKENTTNIIDCLDKGPAWINNDDWNQMIKDVWSTPEFQRRSESARRNRLTKTDGKISTHSGGTVSFASYRANMQEEAGGKEPPWDDVFTALHQSTKQSGSFIDNKSKKVVENYKMEMISKYGTDRENHPSFDGAAWCVASGGVTKGRVYGAPRMPKSKVSTSSSSHSYSVESSYPSSSYRALQKEIKDKEEEIKKKDDFILEMKRQMDSMKEYLVNNLGYHGGTSNIDQGMPPPLTPSIPPPMAPQIMTPMGPAFQPIFRPTPRPLYPAQSSVDPQYHGSSSQPAP